One part of the Streptomyces nigra genome encodes these proteins:
- a CDS encoding LLM class F420-dependent oxidoreductase, which translates to MRISATIFLTDETITPTRLARELEQRGFAGLYLPEHTHIPVERTTPYPAGGDLPPEYGRTLDPFVALGQAAAVTERLGLGTGITLVAQHDPIDLAKQIATLDHLSGGRFTLGLGFGWNVEEAADHGVDWSTRRALVRDRMALMRALWADEPTAYEGDFGSVRASFAHPKPVQKPRGPRLNGPRTLIGGAAGPKLFDHISEYADGWLPIGGRGLSESLPRLRSVWADAGRDPDALQVVPYAVFPTPGKLAHYAELGIEEVVVQLPPGGEDEVLRALDGYADFVA; encoded by the coding sequence ATGCGCATCTCCGCCACGATCTTCCTCACCGACGAGACGATCACCCCGACCCGGCTGGCCCGTGAGCTGGAGCAGCGGGGATTCGCCGGGCTGTATCTGCCCGAGCACACCCACATCCCCGTCGAGCGGACCACGCCGTACCCGGCCGGCGGCGATCTGCCGCCCGAGTACGGCCGCACCCTCGACCCCTTCGTCGCCCTCGGCCAGGCCGCCGCCGTCACCGAGCGGCTCGGCCTCGGCACCGGCATCACCCTGGTCGCCCAGCACGACCCCATCGACCTGGCCAAGCAGATCGCCACCCTGGACCATCTCTCCGGCGGCCGTTTCACCCTCGGCCTCGGCTTCGGCTGGAACGTGGAGGAGGCCGCCGACCACGGCGTCGACTGGTCCACGCGCCGCGCCCTCGTCCGCGACCGGATGGCCCTGATGCGGGCCCTGTGGGCCGACGAACCCACCGCCTACGAAGGTGACTTCGGGTCCGTCCGGGCCAGCTTCGCCCACCCCAAGCCCGTGCAGAAACCGCGCGGCCCGCGCCTCAACGGCCCGCGCACTCTCATCGGCGGCGCCGCGGGGCCGAAACTGTTCGACCACATCAGCGAATACGCCGACGGATGGCTGCCGATCGGCGGGCGCGGGCTGTCCGAGAGCCTGCCCCGACTGCGGTCCGTCTGGGCCGACGCCGGACGCGACCCGGACGCCCTCCAGGTCGTGCCGTACGCCGTCTTCCCCACCCCCGGCAAGCTCGCCCACTACGCCGAGCTCGGCATCGAGGAGGTCGTCGTGCAACTGCCGCCGGGCGGCGAGGACGAGGTGCTGCGCGCTCTGGACGGCTACGCGGACTTCGTCGCCTGA
- a CDS encoding CehA/McbA family metallohydrolase, producing MCEDDHAGLGRRALFVTGAAAALTLGSVTFASGADDHRGTQTRTVRGTLPPGSPDYVYVPVEVPPGVREIKVSYTYEKPSVPAGTPGNALDIGIFDERGTDLGGRGFRGWSGGARTEFFIRTDEATPGYVPGPVRAGTWHIALGPYTVAPQGLPYELTITLTYGEPGEAVRPVYPSERAEGRGRAWYRGDCHLHSWHSDGRRTPAEIAALARAAGLDFINSSDHNTHTSHPHWAEAAGDDLLIMLGEEVTTRNGHVVALGTDPGTFVDWRYRARDNRFGRFARRIREAGGLVVPAHPHATCVGCNWKFGFGEADVIEVWNGPYTPDDEVALADWDSTLVASARSGSRSWIPAMGNSDAHRDPDPVGGPQTVVLADDLTRTAIQEGLRAGRSYVAESKNVSLTFGASGGRARHAGIGERLEVDPDTPVTVRLQAKGAPRCTIRFVTDQGVLFTTDPLPVSGTGTAEWRTTPANAAYVRAELRHETAAGPLPGALAAFTNPIFLGR from the coding sequence ATGTGCGAGGACGACCACGCGGGCCTGGGCCGCCGCGCGCTCTTCGTGACGGGCGCCGCCGCCGCGCTTACGTTGGGAAGCGTGACCTTCGCGTCAGGAGCCGACGACCACCGGGGCACGCAGACCCGCACCGTGCGGGGCACCCTGCCACCCGGTTCCCCCGACTATGTGTACGTACCCGTCGAAGTCCCGCCCGGAGTACGGGAGATCAAGGTCTCCTACACCTACGAGAAGCCGTCCGTCCCGGCCGGGACCCCGGGCAACGCCCTCGACATCGGCATCTTCGACGAACGGGGCACCGACCTCGGCGGGCGCGGCTTCCGCGGCTGGTCGGGCGGGGCGCGCACGGAGTTCTTCATCCGGACGGACGAGGCCACGCCGGGCTATGTCCCCGGGCCGGTCCGCGCGGGCACCTGGCACATCGCCCTCGGGCCGTACACGGTGGCCCCGCAGGGCCTGCCGTACGAACTGACGATCACGCTCACGTACGGCGAGCCCGGCGAAGCCGTCCGGCCGGTGTACCCGTCGGAGCGGGCCGAGGGGCGGGGCCGCGCCTGGTACCGGGGCGACTGCCATCTGCACTCCTGGCACTCCGACGGCCGCCGCACCCCCGCCGAGATCGCGGCGCTGGCGCGGGCGGCGGGCCTGGACTTCATCAACTCCTCCGACCACAACACGCACACCTCGCATCCGCACTGGGCCGAGGCGGCGGGGGACGACCTGCTGATCATGCTGGGCGAGGAGGTGACGACCCGCAACGGGCACGTGGTGGCGCTCGGCACCGACCCCGGCACTTTCGTCGACTGGCGCTACCGCGCTCGGGACAACCGCTTCGGCCGCTTCGCCCGGCGGATCCGGGAGGCGGGCGGCCTCGTCGTGCCCGCCCACCCGCACGCCACCTGCGTCGGCTGCAACTGGAAGTTCGGCTTCGGCGAGGCCGACGTGATCGAGGTGTGGAACGGCCCGTACACCCCGGACGACGAGGTGGCCCTGGCGGACTGGGACAGCACGCTGGTGGCGTCGGCGCGTTCCGGGTCGCGCTCCTGGATCCCGGCGATGGGCAACAGCGACGCGCACCGCGACCCCGACCCGGTCGGCGGCCCGCAGACGGTCGTCCTCGCCGACGACCTGACCCGCACCGCCATCCAGGAGGGCCTGCGCGCGGGCCGCTCCTATGTCGCCGAGTCGAAGAACGTCTCCCTGACCTTCGGCGCCTCCGGCGGCCGTGCCCGGCACGCGGGCATCGGCGAACGCCTGGAGGTGGACCCCGACACCCCCGTGACGGTCCGCCTGCAGGCGAAGGGCGCCCCCCGCTGCACGATCCGCTTCGTCACCGACCAGGGCGTCCTCTTCACCACCGACCCCCTCCCGGTCTCGGGCACCGGCACGGCCGAATGGCGCACCACCCCGGCCAACGCGGCCTACGTCCGGGCGGAACTCCGCCATGAGACCGCGGCGGGGCCGCTGCCGGGGGCTCTGGCGGCGTTCACGAACCCGATTTTTCTGGGACGTTGA
- a CDS encoding endonuclease/exonuclease/phosphatase family protein, which translates to MRVVTWNLWWRFGPWQDRRKAILAALRDLRPDVVGLQEVWAADGENQAEWLAGELGLHWAWAPSPAPERWRARIGDPTADIGTAVLSRWPVVDRHVLRLPVPADLDDGRLALHARLATPEYDIPFFTTHLTSAPHASAVRVEQVTALARFVAEHRGRTPFPAVVTGDFNAFPDSDEVRLFGGLRTAPPVPGQVFLDAWEYADPAAPALTWDPRNPYAAATLEPGARIDYIHVGPPGERGLGHVRSVHRACDTPIAGIWPSDHAAVTADLAD; encoded by the coding sequence ATGCGGGTCGTGACGTGGAACCTGTGGTGGCGGTTCGGCCCCTGGCAGGACCGGCGCAAGGCCATCCTCGCCGCGCTGCGCGACCTGCGCCCGGACGTCGTCGGCCTTCAGGAGGTCTGGGCCGCCGACGGCGAGAACCAGGCCGAGTGGCTGGCCGGTGAGCTGGGCCTGCACTGGGCGTGGGCGCCCTCCCCGGCCCCGGAGCGCTGGCGGGCGCGGATCGGGGACCCCACGGCCGACATCGGCACCGCCGTCCTCAGCCGCTGGCCGGTCGTGGACCGGCACGTCCTGCGCCTGCCCGTGCCCGCCGACCTCGACGACGGACGCCTCGCCCTGCACGCCCGGCTGGCCACGCCCGAGTACGACATCCCGTTCTTCACCACCCATCTGACCTCCGCCCCGCACGCCTCGGCCGTCCGCGTCGAACAGGTCACCGCCCTGGCCCGGTTCGTCGCCGAGCACCGCGGCCGGACGCCCTTCCCGGCCGTCGTCACCGGCGACTTCAACGCCTTCCCCGACTCCGACGAGGTCCGCCTCTTCGGCGGTCTGCGCACCGCGCCGCCCGTCCCGGGTCAGGTCTTCCTCGACGCCTGGGAGTACGCCGACCCGGCCGCCCCCGCCCTCACCTGGGACCCCCGGAACCCCTACGCCGCGGCCACCCTGGAGCCGGGCGCCCGTATCGACTACATCCACGTCGGCCCCCCGGGCGAACGCGGACTCGGCCACGTCCGCTCGGTCCACCGCGCCTGCGACACCCCGATCGCCGGCATCTGGCCCTCCGACCACGCGGCGGTCACGGCGGACCTGGCCGACTGA
- a CDS encoding nitroreductase/quinone reductase family protein, translating into MSRLDDARFRAATAFQRHVGNPVLRRLPFQTLLETTGRVSGLPRRTPVGGRRVGNEFWLVSEFGDRSQYIRNIKADPRVRVRLKGRWHTGTAHLLPDDDPVARLRRLPRFNSTAVRALGTDLLSIRVDLDG; encoded by the coding sequence ATGTCACGCCTCGACGACGCCAGGTTCCGTGCGGCCACCGCTTTCCAGCGCCATGTGGGGAATCCGGTACTGCGCCGCTTGCCCTTCCAGACGCTGCTGGAAACCACGGGCCGGGTCTCCGGCCTGCCCCGGCGGACACCGGTGGGCGGACGCCGCGTCGGGAACGAGTTCTGGCTGGTGTCGGAGTTCGGCGACCGGTCCCAGTACATCCGCAACATCAAGGCCGACCCCCGGGTGCGCGTGCGCCTGAAGGGCCGCTGGCACACCGGCACGGCTCATCTCCTGCCGGACGACGACCCGGTGGCCCGGCTGCGCCGGCTCCCCCGCTTCAACAGCACGGCCGTACGGGCCCTCGGCACGGACCTGCTGTCGATCCGCGTCGACCTGGACGGCTGA
- a CDS encoding aldehyde dehydrogenase family protein, giving the protein MNQRLFIGGTWTEPEGGHYEVVDPATETSVGAAPEATRAQVADACSAAREAFGPWSRTAPEKRAAILARAADLIRERLVPYAELARAETGATTGTARAMQVGVAAARFRRYARVEPAEWPIAPQINEAGPMGKAGVVGALAIRQPVGVIACISSYNNPWANAAGKIAPALAMGNTVVVKPAPQDPLSVYRMAEVLVEAGLPPGVLNVVSGSSVEVGEALVASPDVDMVSFTGSTAVGQRIAEVCGRDMRRQLMELGGKGAALVFADADLDSTVSGIGTTFSFYSGQICTAPTRVLAQRPVHDRLVERLAAYARRLKVGDPREPDTVVGPVISRAHRDRVESYIELGRKEGAVVVAGGERPPLDRGFHVAPTLLADCTNDMRVAREEIFGPVVVVVPFDDEEEGIALANDSDYGLIDYVWSADVARAFRVARRLRAGGVGVNTVARNMEAPFGGFKKSGVGRDVGSYALHAYSEVQAIVWPG; this is encoded by the coding sequence GTGAACCAGCGCCTCTTCATCGGCGGCACCTGGACCGAGCCCGAGGGCGGCCACTACGAGGTCGTAGACCCGGCGACCGAGACGTCCGTCGGCGCGGCCCCCGAGGCCACGCGGGCCCAGGTGGCGGACGCCTGCTCGGCGGCCCGGGAGGCCTTCGGACCGTGGTCGCGCACGGCACCGGAGAAGCGGGCGGCCATCCTGGCCCGGGCCGCCGACCTGATCCGGGAACGTCTGGTCCCCTACGCCGAACTCGCCCGGGCGGAGACCGGCGCCACGACCGGCACCGCGCGGGCGATGCAGGTCGGCGTGGCGGCGGCCCGCTTCCGCCGGTACGCGCGCGTGGAACCGGCCGAGTGGCCGATCGCCCCCCAGATCAACGAGGCCGGCCCGATGGGGAAAGCCGGGGTGGTGGGCGCGCTGGCGATACGCCAGCCCGTCGGCGTGATCGCCTGCATCTCCTCCTACAACAACCCCTGGGCCAACGCAGCCGGAAAGATCGCGCCGGCCCTCGCGATGGGCAACACGGTGGTCGTGAAGCCGGCCCCGCAGGACCCCTTGTCCGTGTACCGCATGGCGGAGGTACTGGTGGAGGCCGGTCTGCCACCCGGCGTGCTGAACGTGGTGTCCGGCTCCTCGGTGGAGGTGGGGGAGGCCCTGGTCGCCTCCCCGGACGTCGACATGGTGAGCTTCACCGGCTCCACGGCGGTCGGGCAGCGTATCGCCGAGGTGTGCGGCCGGGACATGCGCCGCCAGTTGATGGAACTGGGCGGCAAGGGCGCGGCACTGGTCTTCGCCGACGCCGATCTGGACTCCACGGTGTCCGGCATCGGCACGACGTTCTCCTTCTACAGCGGCCAGATCTGCACGGCCCCGACCCGGGTACTGGCCCAACGCCCCGTCCACGACCGCCTGGTGGAACGGCTGGCGGCCTACGCGCGCCGCCTGAAGGTCGGCGACCCGCGCGAGCCGGACACGGTCGTCGGCCCGGTGATCTCCCGGGCACACCGGGACCGCGTGGAGTCGTACATCGAACTCGGCCGCAAGGAGGGCGCGGTGGTGGTGGCGGGCGGCGAACGCCCGCCCCTGGACCGGGGTTTCCACGTAGCCCCGACCCTTCTGGCCGACTGCACGAACGACATGCGGGTGGCCCGAGAGGAGATCTTCGGCCCGGTGGTCGTGGTCGTGCCCTTCGACGACGAGGAGGAGGGCATCGCCCTGGCCAACGACAGCGACTACGGCCTCATCGACTACGTCTGGTCGGCCGACGTGGCCCGCGCCTTCCGTGTGGCACGGCGGCTGCGGGCCGGCGGGGTCGGTGTGAACACCGTCGCCCGCAACATGGAGGCGCCGTTCGGAGGCTTCAAGAAGAGCGGCGTCGGCCGGGACGTCGGCTCGTACGCCTTGCACGCCTACAGCGAGGTCCAGGCGATCGTCTGGCCGGGGTGA
- a CDS encoding N-acyl-D-amino-acid deacylase family protein — protein MLDHVIKGATVVDGTGAPARTADVGVRDGRIAVVAPGITEPSLTSEDATGLVLAPGFVDPHTHYDAQLFWDPYATPSLNHGVTTVVGGNCGFTLAPLHPDRPGDADYTRRMMSKVEGMSLVALEEGAPWNWHGFGEYLDALEGRIAVNAGFMVGHCALRRYVMGEDAVGGRPSGEQLDAMLRLLHDAMDAGAWGLSTTQSSTHSDGDGRPVASRHAEPAELLALSKAVGEHEGTQIEAIVAGCLDQFSDAEIDLLVEMSAAAGRPLNWNVLTVDAAVPERVPRQLLASERARKAGGRIVALTMPILTPMNMSLGTFCALNLIPGWGPILGLPVPERIAKLRDPDVRAEMLRRAASKEAGVFRRLADFGRYVIGDTYSEANRGLTGRVVRDIAAERGQDPFACLVEICADDGLRTVLWPMPPDNDPASWALRAQTWQHEDVMLGGSDAGAHLDRMCGAPYTTRFLGDCLRGRKLVPLEQAVRMLTDDPARLFGLRERGRVQEGFHADLVLLDPERIAAGTATLVHDLPGDSPRLDSKALGVHAVWVNGVEAIRDDVVTGAVPGRVLRSGRDTRTVSTR, from the coding sequence ATGCTCGATCACGTCATCAAAGGCGCCACCGTCGTCGACGGCACCGGCGCCCCCGCCCGCACGGCCGATGTCGGGGTGCGGGACGGCCGTATCGCCGTCGTCGCCCCCGGCATCACCGAACCGTCCCTGACCAGCGAGGACGCGACCGGACTCGTGCTCGCGCCCGGCTTCGTCGACCCGCACACCCACTACGACGCCCAGCTGTTCTGGGACCCGTACGCCACCCCGTCCCTGAACCACGGGGTGACCACGGTCGTCGGCGGGAACTGCGGCTTCACGCTCGCCCCGCTTCACCCGGACCGGCCCGGCGACGCCGACTACACACGCCGCATGATGTCCAAGGTCGAGGGCATGTCCCTGGTCGCCCTGGAGGAGGGCGCCCCCTGGAACTGGCACGGCTTCGGGGAGTACCTGGACGCGCTCGAAGGGCGTATCGCGGTCAACGCGGGCTTCATGGTGGGGCACTGCGCGCTGCGGCGGTACGTCATGGGGGAGGACGCCGTCGGTGGCCGGCCGAGCGGCGAGCAGCTCGACGCCATGCTGCGGCTGCTGCACGACGCCATGGACGCCGGCGCCTGGGGCCTGTCCACCACCCAGTCCTCCACCCACTCCGACGGCGACGGCCGCCCCGTCGCGTCCCGGCACGCGGAGCCCGCCGAACTGCTGGCGCTGTCCAAGGCCGTCGGCGAGCACGAGGGCACCCAGATCGAGGCGATCGTCGCCGGCTGCCTGGACCAGTTCAGCGACGCCGAGATCGACCTCCTCGTGGAGATGAGCGCGGCCGCCGGGCGCCCCCTGAACTGGAACGTGCTGACCGTCGACGCCGCCGTGCCCGAGCGGGTCCCCCGGCAGCTGCTGGCGAGCGAACGGGCCCGCAAGGCGGGTGGCCGGATCGTCGCCCTCACCATGCCGATCCTCACGCCCATGAACATGTCCCTGGGCACGTTCTGCGCGCTGAACCTGATCCCGGGCTGGGGCCCGATCCTGGGCCTGCCGGTCCCGGAGCGGATCGCGAAGCTCCGCGACCCGGACGTCCGCGCGGAGATGCTGCGCCGGGCCGCCTCCAAGGAGGCCGGTGTCTTCCGACGGCTCGCGGACTTCGGGCGGTACGTCATCGGCGACACCTACAGCGAGGCGAACCGCGGGCTGACGGGCCGCGTGGTGCGGGACATCGCGGCCGAGCGAGGCCAGGACCCGTTCGCCTGCCTGGTCGAGATCTGCGCCGACGACGGACTGCGCACGGTGCTCTGGCCGATGCCGCCCGACAACGACCCCGCCTCCTGGGCACTGCGGGCCCAGACCTGGCAGCACGAGGACGTCATGCTCGGCGGCTCGGACGCGGGCGCGCACCTGGACCGCATGTGCGGGGCGCCGTACACGACACGCTTCCTCGGTGACTGCCTGAGGGGCCGGAAACTGGTGCCGCTGGAGCAGGCGGTGCGGATGCTGACCGACGACCCGGCGCGGCTGTTCGGGCTGCGCGAAAGGGGACGCGTGCAGGAGGGGTTCCATGCCGACCTGGTCCTCCTCGACCCGGAACGCATCGCCGCCGGCACGGCCACCCTGGTGCACGACCTGCCGGGCGACAGCCCGCGCCTGGACTCCAAGGCGCTCGGCGTGCACGCCGTCTGGGTCAACGGCGTCGAGGCGATCCGGGATGACGTGGTGACCGGGGCGGTGCCGGGGCGGGTGCTGCGCTCCGGCCGCGACACCCGGACGGTGAGCACCCGGTGA
- a CDS encoding LLM class flavin-dependent oxidoreductase → MEFGLFVQGYVGRRAETDPLAEHKALMEETEYVIQADRSGFKYAWASEHHFLEEYSHLSANDVFLGYLAHATERIHLGSGIFNPLAQVNHPVKVAEKVAMLDHLTGNRFEFGSGRGAGSHEILGFIPGVTDMNHTKEIWEETIAEFPKMWLQDEYAGFQGKHWSLPPRKILPKPYGRSHPAMWYAAGSPPSYAMAARKGLGVLGFSVQKVSDMEWVLEQYKSAIVDAEPIGDFVNDNVMVTTTAICAPTHEEAVRVAVDGGLHYLPSLVFRYHDTFPRPEGFPEWPETLPPYTAEFVELLIEEELLICGDPDEVLTQCKRWEQAGADQLSFGLPVGVPKEETLRTIRLIGEHVIPKIDTDPVHRTTRFRRGA, encoded by the coding sequence TTGGAATTCGGGCTCTTCGTACAGGGATACGTCGGCAGGCGCGCCGAGACCGACCCGCTCGCCGAGCACAAGGCGCTCATGGAGGAGACCGAGTACGTCATCCAGGCGGACCGGTCCGGGTTCAAGTACGCCTGGGCCTCGGAGCACCACTTCCTGGAGGAGTACTCGCATCTGTCCGCCAACGACGTGTTCCTGGGCTACCTGGCGCACGCCACCGAGCGCATCCACCTCGGGTCGGGCATCTTCAACCCCCTGGCCCAGGTCAACCACCCGGTGAAGGTCGCCGAGAAGGTCGCCATGCTCGACCATCTCACCGGTAACCGCTTCGAGTTCGGCAGCGGACGCGGCGCCGGCTCGCACGAGATCCTGGGCTTCATACCGGGTGTGACCGACATGAACCACACCAAGGAGATCTGGGAGGAGACCATCGCGGAGTTCCCGAAGATGTGGCTCCAGGACGAGTACGCCGGCTTCCAGGGCAAGCACTGGTCCCTCCCGCCGCGCAAGATCCTGCCCAAGCCGTACGGGAGGTCGCACCCCGCGATGTGGTACGCCGCCGGGTCGCCGCCTTCGTACGCCATGGCCGCCCGCAAGGGGCTCGGGGTGCTCGGCTTCAGCGTGCAGAAGGTCTCCGACATGGAGTGGGTGCTCGAGCAGTACAAGAGCGCGATCGTGGACGCCGAGCCGATCGGGGACTTCGTCAACGACAACGTGATGGTGACGACCACCGCCATCTGCGCGCCCACGCACGAGGAGGCGGTGCGCGTCGCGGTCGACGGCGGGCTGCACTATCTGCCCTCCCTGGTCTTCCGGTACCACGACACCTTCCCGCGGCCCGAGGGTTTCCCCGAGTGGCCCGAGACGCTGCCGCCGTACACCGCCGAGTTCGTGGAGCTGCTCATCGAGGAGGAGCTGCTGATCTGCGGCGACCCGGACGAGGTGCTCACCCAGTGCAAGCGGTGGGAGCAGGCCGGGGCGGACCAGCTGAGCTTCGGGCTGCCGGTGGGGGTGCCCAAGGAGGAGACGTTGCGGACGATCCGGCTGATCGGGGAGCACGTGATTCCGAAGATCGATACGGATCCTGTGCACCGGACCACGCGGTTCCGGAGGGGTGCCTGA
- a CDS encoding SDR family NAD(P)-dependent oxidoreductase, producing the protein MGRLDGRVVIVTGAARGQGEQEARLFRAEGAEVLLADVLDDRGEALAKELGARYTHLDVGEEEDWQAAVATAKAAYGHVDGLVNNAGILRFNALVDTPLEEFMEVVRVNQTGCFLGVRTVAPELADGGTIVNTASYTGLTGMAGVGAYAASKHAVLGLTRVAALELAPRGIRVNAICPGAVDTAMANPARLDPDADPEASARALDGFYRKLVPLGRIGRPEEVARLALFLTSEDSSYITGQPFVIDGGWLAGVSVI; encoded by the coding sequence ATGGGCAGGCTGGACGGCCGGGTCGTGATCGTCACCGGCGCGGCGCGCGGCCAGGGCGAGCAGGAGGCACGGCTCTTCCGGGCCGAGGGCGCCGAGGTGCTCCTCGCCGATGTGCTGGACGACCGGGGGGAGGCGCTGGCGAAGGAGCTGGGCGCCCGCTACACGCACCTGGACGTCGGCGAGGAGGAGGACTGGCAGGCGGCGGTGGCGACCGCGAAGGCGGCGTACGGGCATGTCGACGGTCTGGTCAACAACGCCGGCATCCTGCGCTTCAACGCCCTCGTGGACACCCCGCTGGAGGAGTTCATGGAGGTCGTGCGGGTCAACCAGACCGGCTGCTTCCTGGGCGTGCGGACCGTGGCGCCCGAGCTGGCGGACGGCGGCACGATCGTGAACACCGCCTCCTACACGGGCCTGACCGGCATGGCGGGCGTGGGCGCCTACGCGGCCAGCAAGCACGCCGTCCTCGGCCTCACCCGGGTCGCCGCGCTGGAGCTGGCGCCCCGGGGCATCCGGGTGAACGCGATCTGCCCGGGTGCCGTCGACACCGCGATGGCGAACCCCGCCCGGCTGGACCCGGACGCCGACCCGGAGGCATCCGCCCGCGCGCTCGACGGCTTCTACCGGAAGCTGGTGCCGCTGGGCCGGATCGGGCGGCCCGAGGAGGTCGCGCGACTCGCGCTGTTCCTGACGTCGGAGGACTCCTCGTACATCACCGGGCAGCCCTTCGTGATCGACGGCGGCTGGCTGGCCGGGGTGAGCGTGATCTGA
- a CDS encoding TIGR03619 family F420-dependent LLM class oxidoreductase — MRHGIQLPVQSQSALYAEPWEAAAGPDDLVAVARAADRAGFAYIASCDHVGVPRRLAAAMSTIWYDPVATLAFLAAVTERTLLLSHVAVVGLRHPLLSAKQYATLDHLSGGRLILGVGAGHVREEFDALGVDFARRGAVLDESIDALRAALGPDEFPEHHGKQYDFAGLGQRPRPAQEHVPVWVGGSSPAAVRRAALKGDGWLPQGDPRDRLPAQIARIHRLREEAGVEGPFTVGAIAEPLYVGTPAWDVGRRTLSGPPQALAESLRAYRAMGVHQVQVRLRSRGRAELEDQIAAFGAEVAPCLD; from the coding sequence CTGCGCCACGGCATCCAGCTCCCCGTCCAGTCGCAGAGCGCGCTCTACGCGGAGCCCTGGGAGGCCGCCGCCGGACCGGACGACCTGGTCGCCGTCGCCCGCGCGGCCGACCGCGCCGGATTCGCGTACATCGCGAGCTGCGACCACGTCGGCGTCCCGCGCCGCCTCGCCGCCGCCATGAGCACCATCTGGTACGACCCGGTCGCCACCCTCGCCTTCCTCGCCGCCGTGACGGAGCGGACCCTGCTGCTCAGCCATGTCGCCGTCGTCGGACTGCGGCACCCCCTGCTGTCCGCCAAGCAGTACGCCACGCTCGACCACCTCAGCGGCGGCCGGCTGATCCTCGGCGTCGGAGCCGGGCATGTGCGCGAGGAGTTCGACGCGCTGGGCGTGGACTTCGCGCGCCGGGGCGCCGTCCTCGACGAGTCGATCGACGCCCTGCGCGCTGCGCTCGGGCCGGACGAGTTCCCCGAACACCACGGCAAGCAGTACGACTTCGCCGGACTCGGGCAGCGTCCGCGGCCCGCGCAGGAGCACGTCCCGGTGTGGGTGGGCGGGTCCTCGCCCGCCGCCGTGCGCAGGGCCGCGCTCAAGGGCGACGGCTGGCTGCCGCAGGGCGACCCGCGCGACCGGCTCCCCGCACAGATCGCCCGGATCCACCGGCTGAGGGAGGAGGCGGGCGTCGAGGGCCCCTTCACGGTGGGCGCCATCGCCGAGCCGCTGTACGTGGGCACGCCCGCCTGGGACGTCGGCCGCCGCACGCTGAGCGGGCCGCCACAGGCGCTCGCCGAGTCGCTGCGGGCCTACCGGGCGATGGGCGTGCACCAGGTCCAGGTGCGGCTGCGCAGCCGCGGCCGGGCCGAGCTGGAGGACCAGATCGCCGCCTTCGGGGCCGAGGTCGCCCCGTGTCTCGACTGA